A section of the Puntigrus tetrazona isolate hp1 unplaced genomic scaffold, ASM1883169v1 S000000397, whole genome shotgun sequence genome encodes:
- the ccar2 gene encoding cell cycle and apoptosis regulator protein 2 isoform X3: MEAQMRQRVFTGVVTQMQEHHGIVDQEVHFPVSVVVGRVPLVGEKVLVKAVQDPLKPISWTAQKVQTLNGQPFKSPPPLLPSMSSNPKPGILGTKPQPLLKSPKIPPLIPSMQPNPGGMMQMSHHQQMSWNGPFDGWGGGRKRHAEVMGGRRGGRWEDGGGPWGGDAMHQKRKRWRAASEEEAPKKSSSVSAHSAPLFSCFSRSTQACDCLELQRRYPHLHLPSSLFHLQLSWTESFPLDRPLPLRGPCPFHVGPNRPESQADASEAADDAFSVRVVLFSAPCLEDLYSRCCNLSKNGPTQKEAVHPTTLLKFVMLDSGGDLRLPGGHWSPRADGANPVKDASALVNTAVRCVKEQTALDLSACAQWHKIAELRYLSGDKMETVVVFLPDVWNLVPTEEDWAKLRENQPDGDLSLPEDPSVVFQPSAGLNLSVVSLSSLLEPQTPQTRDSCEVSLMAEMFSEMLQRDFGLELYQCLSRLPQGPGDKEDSSAQTEDEPKKPDKQTAKKKGLIDAKKRKLKEKDGERETEDAAAPDETEHLKESRSQSAGGDGKSGGVSDKDGERPLGWTPELPRKVLLSWAFFDRQLTGSLREADLLNILLSLGLFLSPAQAQDLVRKAAVGGLCLYRNLCARWSDGDGTDSGVTAEGNKAMLPGQACKERASARRTGNTDLVHYRGNVINLPNLLQTLESSKAGQRELEKCVSSLQARLETAEARQASNEQEQGHQKELKRKLEKAEMLNKTYEKSLRESSGQMISVIEKMQRMVEQTTALANAVKDEKA; this comes from the exons TGCTGCCCTCCATGTCATCCAATCCGAAGCCTGGCATTTTAGGGACCAAACCACAACCTCTGCTGAAATCTCCCAAAATACCGCCGCTGATTCCCAGCATGCAGCCAAATCCTG GCGGCATGATGCAGATGTCCCATCACCAGCAGATGTCCTGGAACGGTCCGTTTGACGGATGGGGCGGAGGACGCAAGAGACACGCCGAGGTCATGGGAGGACGCAGAGGTGGACGCTG GGAGGACGGAGGAGGCCCGTGGGGAGGAGACGCCATGCACCAGAAACGGAAAAGATGGAGGGCCGCCTCGGAGGAGGAAGCGCCCAAAAAGAGCAGCTCCGTATCCGCGCACAGCGCTCCGTTGTTCTCCTGTTTCTCGCGCAGCAC GCAGGCCTGTGATTGTCTGGAGCTCCAGCGGAGGTACCCTCACCTTCACCTGCCCTCCAGCCTCTTCCACCTCCAGCTGTCCTGGACCGAGAGCTTCCCGCTCGACCGGCCCCTTCCTCTGAGAGGGCCGTGTCCCTTCCACGTGGGGCCGAACCGGCCGGAGAGTCAGGCGGACGCCAGCGAGGCCGCGGACGATGCGTTCTCCGTCAGG gttgtgttgttttctgcGCCGTGCCTCGAGGACCTGTACTCACGGTGTTGTAACCTTTCGAAGAACGGTCCGACGCAGAAGGAGGCTGTGCATCCCACTACGCTTCTCAAA TTTGTGATGTTGGACAGTGGAGGTGATCTGCGTCTTCCAGGAGGTCACTGGTCACCCAGAGCAGACGGAGCCAATCCCGTGAAGGACGCTTCGGCGCTGGTCAACACCGCAGTGCGCTGCGTGAAGGAACAAACGGCTCTGGACCTCTCAGCCTGCGCGCAGTG GCACAAGATAGCGGAGCTGAGGTATCTTTCCGGAGATAAAATGGAGACGGTTGTGGTGTTTTTGCCAGATGTGTGGAATTTAGTGCCAACAGAAGAAGACTGGGCAAAATTACGAGAGAACCAGCCG GATGGGGATTTGTCGCTTCCAGAAGATCCGTCTGTGGTTTTTCAGCCCTCGGCTGGACTCAACCTGTCCGTCGTGTCTCTGTCCTCACTCCTAGAGCCCCAGACGCCTCAGACGCGGGACAGCTGTGAG GTGAGTTTGATGGCGGAGATGTTCAGCGAGATGCTTCAGAGGGACTTTGGGCTTGAGCTGTATCAGTGTCTGAGCCGTCTGCCGCAGGGCCCCGGAGACAAAGAGGACAGCAGCGCTCAAACG GAGGACGAGCCCAAAAAaccagacaaacagacagcaaaaaAGAAAGGACTGATCGACGCAAAGAAGAGAAAACTCAAAGAGAaggacggagagagagagacagaagacgCCGCGGCGCCGGACGAGACCGAGCATCTAAAAGAGAGCAGAAGTCAAAGCGCAGGAGGAGACGGGAAGAGCGGCGGCGTCTCGGACAAAGACGGC GAACGTCCTCTGGGCTGGACGCCTGAGCTTCCCCGCAAAGTGCTGCTCTCCTGGGCCTTCTTCGACCGTCAGCTGACAGGAAGTCTTCGAGAGGCAGACCTGCTCAACATCCTGCTGTCTCTCGGCCTGTTTCTCAGTCCTGCTCAG GCGCAGGACCTGGTCAGGAAGGCTGCGGTCGGTGGGCTTTGCCTCTACAGAAACCTGTGCGCTCGCTGGTCAGACGGCGACGGGACGGACTCAGGCGTCACCGCCGAGG GAAACAAAGCCATGCTGCCCGGCCAGGCGTGCAAAGAGAGAGCGTCCGCCCGGCGCACCGGAAACACAGACCTGGTGCACTACAGAGGGAACGTCATTAACTTACCGAACCTCCTGCAGACGCTGGAGAGCAGCAAAGCCGGCCAGCGGGAACTAGAGAAGTGTGTGTCCTCCCTGCAGGCCAGACTCG AGACGGCCGAAGCGAGGCAGGCGTCTAATGAACAGGAGCAGGGCCATCAGAAGGAGCTGAAGAGGAAGCTGGAGAAGGCCGAGATGCTCAACAAAACGTACGAGAAGAGCTTGAGAGAGAGCAGCGGTCAGATGATCTCGGTCATTGAGAAGATGCAGAGGATGGTTGAGCAG ACAACAGCCCTCGCAAATGCAGTAAAGGATGAGAAGGCGTAG
- the ccar2 gene encoding cell cycle and apoptosis regulator protein 2 isoform X4 — translation MRQRVFTGVVTQMQEHHGIVDQEVHFPVSVVVGRVPLVGEKVLVKAVQDPLKPISWTAQKVQTLNGQPFKSPPPLLPSMSSNPKPGILGTKPQPLLKSPKIPPLIPSMQPNPGGMMQMSHHQQMSWNGPFDGWGGGRKRHAEVMGGRRGGRWEDGGGPWGGDAMHQKRKRWRAASEEEAPKKSSSVSAHSAPLFSCFSRSTQACDCLELQRRYPHLHLPSSLFHLQLSWTESFPLDRPLPLRGPCPFHVGPNRPESQADASEAADDAFSVRVVLFSAPCLEDLYSRCCNLSKNGPTQKEAVHPTTLLKFVMLDSGGDLRLPGGHWSPRADGANPVKDASALVNTAVRCVKEQTALDLSACAQWHKIAELRYLSGDKMETVVVFLPDVWNLVPTEEDWAKLRENQPDGDLSLPEDPSVVFQPSAGLNLSVVSLSSLLEPQTPQTRDSCEVSLMAEMFSEMLQRDFGLELYQCLSRLPQGPGDKEDSSAQTEDEPKKPDKQTAKKKGLIDAKKRKLKEKDGERETEDAAAPDETEHLKESRSQSAGGDGKSGGVSDKDGERPLGWTPELPRKVLLSWAFFDRQLTGSLREADLLNILLSLGLFLSPAQAQDLVRKAAVGGLCLYRNLCARWSDGDGTDSGVTAEGNKAMLPGQACKERASARRTGNTDLVHYRGNVINLPNLLQTLESSKAGQRELEKCVSSLQARLETAEARQASNEQEQGHQKELKRKLEKAEMLNKTYEKSLRESSGQMISVIEKMQRMVEQTTALANAVKDEKA, via the exons TGCTGCCCTCCATGTCATCCAATCCGAAGCCTGGCATTTTAGGGACCAAACCACAACCTCTGCTGAAATCTCCCAAAATACCGCCGCTGATTCCCAGCATGCAGCCAAATCCTG GCGGCATGATGCAGATGTCCCATCACCAGCAGATGTCCTGGAACGGTCCGTTTGACGGATGGGGCGGAGGACGCAAGAGACACGCCGAGGTCATGGGAGGACGCAGAGGTGGACGCTG GGAGGACGGAGGAGGCCCGTGGGGAGGAGACGCCATGCACCAGAAACGGAAAAGATGGAGGGCCGCCTCGGAGGAGGAAGCGCCCAAAAAGAGCAGCTCCGTATCCGCGCACAGCGCTCCGTTGTTCTCCTGTTTCTCGCGCAGCAC GCAGGCCTGTGATTGTCTGGAGCTCCAGCGGAGGTACCCTCACCTTCACCTGCCCTCCAGCCTCTTCCACCTCCAGCTGTCCTGGACCGAGAGCTTCCCGCTCGACCGGCCCCTTCCTCTGAGAGGGCCGTGTCCCTTCCACGTGGGGCCGAACCGGCCGGAGAGTCAGGCGGACGCCAGCGAGGCCGCGGACGATGCGTTCTCCGTCAGG gttgtgttgttttctgcGCCGTGCCTCGAGGACCTGTACTCACGGTGTTGTAACCTTTCGAAGAACGGTCCGACGCAGAAGGAGGCTGTGCATCCCACTACGCTTCTCAAA TTTGTGATGTTGGACAGTGGAGGTGATCTGCGTCTTCCAGGAGGTCACTGGTCACCCAGAGCAGACGGAGCCAATCCCGTGAAGGACGCTTCGGCGCTGGTCAACACCGCAGTGCGCTGCGTGAAGGAACAAACGGCTCTGGACCTCTCAGCCTGCGCGCAGTG GCACAAGATAGCGGAGCTGAGGTATCTTTCCGGAGATAAAATGGAGACGGTTGTGGTGTTTTTGCCAGATGTGTGGAATTTAGTGCCAACAGAAGAAGACTGGGCAAAATTACGAGAGAACCAGCCG GATGGGGATTTGTCGCTTCCAGAAGATCCGTCTGTGGTTTTTCAGCCCTCGGCTGGACTCAACCTGTCCGTCGTGTCTCTGTCCTCACTCCTAGAGCCCCAGACGCCTCAGACGCGGGACAGCTGTGAG GTGAGTTTGATGGCGGAGATGTTCAGCGAGATGCTTCAGAGGGACTTTGGGCTTGAGCTGTATCAGTGTCTGAGCCGTCTGCCGCAGGGCCCCGGAGACAAAGAGGACAGCAGCGCTCAAACG GAGGACGAGCCCAAAAAaccagacaaacagacagcaaaaaAGAAAGGACTGATCGACGCAAAGAAGAGAAAACTCAAAGAGAaggacggagagagagagacagaagacgCCGCGGCGCCGGACGAGACCGAGCATCTAAAAGAGAGCAGAAGTCAAAGCGCAGGAGGAGACGGGAAGAGCGGCGGCGTCTCGGACAAAGACGGC GAACGTCCTCTGGGCTGGACGCCTGAGCTTCCCCGCAAAGTGCTGCTCTCCTGGGCCTTCTTCGACCGTCAGCTGACAGGAAGTCTTCGAGAGGCAGACCTGCTCAACATCCTGCTGTCTCTCGGCCTGTTTCTCAGTCCTGCTCAG GCGCAGGACCTGGTCAGGAAGGCTGCGGTCGGTGGGCTTTGCCTCTACAGAAACCTGTGCGCTCGCTGGTCAGACGGCGACGGGACGGACTCAGGCGTCACCGCCGAGG GAAACAAAGCCATGCTGCCCGGCCAGGCGTGCAAAGAGAGAGCGTCCGCCCGGCGCACCGGAAACACAGACCTGGTGCACTACAGAGGGAACGTCATTAACTTACCGAACCTCCTGCAGACGCTGGAGAGCAGCAAAGCCGGCCAGCGGGAACTAGAGAAGTGTGTGTCCTCCCTGCAGGCCAGACTCG AGACGGCCGAAGCGAGGCAGGCGTCTAATGAACAGGAGCAGGGCCATCAGAAGGAGCTGAAGAGGAAGCTGGAGAAGGCCGAGATGCTCAACAAAACGTACGAGAAGAGCTTGAGAGAGAGCAGCGGTCAGATGATCTCGGTCATTGAGAAGATGCAGAGGATGGTTGAGCAG ACAACAGCCCTCGCAAATGCAGTAAAGGATGAGAAGGCGTAG
- the ccar2 gene encoding cell cycle and apoptosis regulator protein 2 isoform X5, with amino-acid sequence MGLWIKRFTFHVVVGRVPLVGEKVLVKAVQDPLKPISWTAQKVQTLNGQPFKSPPPLLPSMSSNPKPGILGTKPQPLLKSPKIPPLIPSMQPNPGGMMQMSHHQQMSWNGPFDGWGGGRKRHAEVMGGRRGGRWEDGGGPWGGDAMHQKRKRWRAASEEEAPKKSSSVSAHSAPLFSCFSRSTQACDCLELQRRYPHLHLPSSLFHLQLSWTESFPLDRPLPLRGPCPFHVGPNRPESQADASEAADDAFSVRVVLFSAPCLEDLYSRCCNLSKNGPTQKEAVHPTTLLKFVMLDSGGDLRLPGGHWSPRADGANPVKDASALVNTAVRCVKEQTALDLSACAQWHKIAELRYLSGDKMETVVVFLPDVWNLVPTEEDWAKLRENQPDGDLSLPEDPSVVFQPSAGLNLSVVSLSSLLEPQTPQTRDSCEVSLMAEMFSEMLQRDFGLELYQCLSRLPQGPGDKEDSSAQTEDEPKKPDKQTAKKKGLIDAKKRKLKEKDGERETEDAAAPDETEHLKESRSQSAGGDGKSGGVSDKDGERPLGWTPELPRKVLLSWAFFDRQLTGSLREADLLNILLSLGLFLSPAQAQDLVRKAAVGGLCLYRNLCARWSDGDGTDSGVTAEGNKAMLPGQACKERASARRTGNTDLVHYRGNVINLPNLLQTLESSKAGQRELEKCVSSLQARLETAEARQASNEQEQGHQKELKRKLEKAEMLNKTYEKSLRESSGQMISVIEKMQRMVEQTTALANAVKDEKA; translated from the exons TGCTGCCCTCCATGTCATCCAATCCGAAGCCTGGCATTTTAGGGACCAAACCACAACCTCTGCTGAAATCTCCCAAAATACCGCCGCTGATTCCCAGCATGCAGCCAAATCCTG GCGGCATGATGCAGATGTCCCATCACCAGCAGATGTCCTGGAACGGTCCGTTTGACGGATGGGGCGGAGGACGCAAGAGACACGCCGAGGTCATGGGAGGACGCAGAGGTGGACGCTG GGAGGACGGAGGAGGCCCGTGGGGAGGAGACGCCATGCACCAGAAACGGAAAAGATGGAGGGCCGCCTCGGAGGAGGAAGCGCCCAAAAAGAGCAGCTCCGTATCCGCGCACAGCGCTCCGTTGTTCTCCTGTTTCTCGCGCAGCAC GCAGGCCTGTGATTGTCTGGAGCTCCAGCGGAGGTACCCTCACCTTCACCTGCCCTCCAGCCTCTTCCACCTCCAGCTGTCCTGGACCGAGAGCTTCCCGCTCGACCGGCCCCTTCCTCTGAGAGGGCCGTGTCCCTTCCACGTGGGGCCGAACCGGCCGGAGAGTCAGGCGGACGCCAGCGAGGCCGCGGACGATGCGTTCTCCGTCAGG gttgtgttgttttctgcGCCGTGCCTCGAGGACCTGTACTCACGGTGTTGTAACCTTTCGAAGAACGGTCCGACGCAGAAGGAGGCTGTGCATCCCACTACGCTTCTCAAA TTTGTGATGTTGGACAGTGGAGGTGATCTGCGTCTTCCAGGAGGTCACTGGTCACCCAGAGCAGACGGAGCCAATCCCGTGAAGGACGCTTCGGCGCTGGTCAACACCGCAGTGCGCTGCGTGAAGGAACAAACGGCTCTGGACCTCTCAGCCTGCGCGCAGTG GCACAAGATAGCGGAGCTGAGGTATCTTTCCGGAGATAAAATGGAGACGGTTGTGGTGTTTTTGCCAGATGTGTGGAATTTAGTGCCAACAGAAGAAGACTGGGCAAAATTACGAGAGAACCAGCCG GATGGGGATTTGTCGCTTCCAGAAGATCCGTCTGTGGTTTTTCAGCCCTCGGCTGGACTCAACCTGTCCGTCGTGTCTCTGTCCTCACTCCTAGAGCCCCAGACGCCTCAGACGCGGGACAGCTGTGAG GTGAGTTTGATGGCGGAGATGTTCAGCGAGATGCTTCAGAGGGACTTTGGGCTTGAGCTGTATCAGTGTCTGAGCCGTCTGCCGCAGGGCCCCGGAGACAAAGAGGACAGCAGCGCTCAAACG GAGGACGAGCCCAAAAAaccagacaaacagacagcaaaaaAGAAAGGACTGATCGACGCAAAGAAGAGAAAACTCAAAGAGAaggacggagagagagagacagaagacgCCGCGGCGCCGGACGAGACCGAGCATCTAAAAGAGAGCAGAAGTCAAAGCGCAGGAGGAGACGGGAAGAGCGGCGGCGTCTCGGACAAAGACGGC GAACGTCCTCTGGGCTGGACGCCTGAGCTTCCCCGCAAAGTGCTGCTCTCCTGGGCCTTCTTCGACCGTCAGCTGACAGGAAGTCTTCGAGAGGCAGACCTGCTCAACATCCTGCTGTCTCTCGGCCTGTTTCTCAGTCCTGCTCAG GCGCAGGACCTGGTCAGGAAGGCTGCGGTCGGTGGGCTTTGCCTCTACAGAAACCTGTGCGCTCGCTGGTCAGACGGCGACGGGACGGACTCAGGCGTCACCGCCGAGG GAAACAAAGCCATGCTGCCCGGCCAGGCGTGCAAAGAGAGAGCGTCCGCCCGGCGCACCGGAAACACAGACCTGGTGCACTACAGAGGGAACGTCATTAACTTACCGAACCTCCTGCAGACGCTGGAGAGCAGCAAAGCCGGCCAGCGGGAACTAGAGAAGTGTGTGTCCTCCCTGCAGGCCAGACTCG AGACGGCCGAAGCGAGGCAGGCGTCTAATGAACAGGAGCAGGGCCATCAGAAGGAGCTGAAGAGGAAGCTGGAGAAGGCCGAGATGCTCAACAAAACGTACGAGAAGAGCTTGAGAGAGAGCAGCGGTCAGATGATCTCGGTCATTGAGAAGATGCAGAGGATGGTTGAGCAG ACAACAGCCCTCGCAAATGCAGTAAAGGATGAGAAGGCGTAG